From the genome of Eucalyptus grandis isolate ANBG69807.140 chromosome 2, ASM1654582v1, whole genome shotgun sequence, one region includes:
- the LOC104430892 gene encoding probable RNA-dependent RNA polymerase 1, whose protein sequence is MGRTIQLYGFYSPISAEEVKDFLEQYLGKKTVYAVEIQKPRVGKRRTCAHVQFTDKFYGEYIISLANDENLWYGNSYIKAMERDSDVVPNPKVFQHSLDNVTLHFGCQTSEVTFTALWESPNASVKFGFGMRKLFFFLTCHFVDYKLELSYENIWQIQLHQPCGSTLKYLVIQLLGAPRIHEKDSSSLKYFMAAADDQWVREVDFTPSFCIGQSSSLCLELQHRHQLPDFDKYLDCYKEQSRWFTLKSAPPRTYRSDLVPVVLPPAGVALPYGILFKVCSLVQHGYLPWPVLDRKFFRLVDPRRMDMNVNCIEHALEKLGRLKDCCYHPVTWLEEQYRRYLGSDHKPTAGTLSLDDGLVYVRRAQVTPSKMYFCGPEVNVSNRVLRNYPGDIDNFLRVSFVDEELGQIYSTNLSPRNSANEERRSGIYRRIVSTLRDGIVIGDKRFEFLAFSSSQLRDGSLWMFASREGLTAADIRKWMGDFRKIRNVAKYAARLGQSFSSSMETLNVRKDEVERIPDVEIIRDGVKNVFSDGIGKISCQFALEVARKCGLTISTPSAFQIRYGGFKGVVAVDPTSSKKLSLRGSMLKYESSNTKLDVLAWSRYQPCFLNRQIITLLSTLGVEDHIFERKQREALCQLDAILTDPLVAQHALELMSPGENTKVLLEMLICGYEPDVEPFLSMMLRTFCASKLLDLRTKARIFVPNGRSMMGCLDETRTLEYGQVFVQLSRVRNLQIGSKTMLKSSRSESPLDTFIFQGELVVAKNPCLHPGDVRVLKAVDVPSLHHMVDCIVFPQKGERPHPNECSGSDLDGDIYFVCWDPDLVPPCVCPPMDYTPAPTVTLDHDVTIEEVVEYFADYMVNDSLGVIANSHTVFADKEPRKACSKPCTELAELFSIAVDFPKTGVPAKIPCHLRVRGYPDFMEKSDKSTYESQHVIGKLYREVKGIAPHTNSINSFTREVALSSYDCRMEIEGFEDYVMEAFQYKLEYDCKLRRLMHYYDIKTEAEMLSGNILTKSKYFDKRRDLEGINSAARSLRKEARSWFNDTESGSASGGFNIYAKASAWYHVTYHPDFWGRYKEEAHEDHFLSFPWCVYDKLLHIKREGCCREVGRHQHLTADSELNFLKHSSTS, encoded by the exons ATGGGTAGGACTATTCAGTTGTACGGATTCTACTCACCAATTAGTGCAGAAGAAGTCAAGGATTTTCTGGAGCAATATCTTGGCAAAAAGACTGTTTATGCAGTGGAAATTCAGAAACCAAGAGTTGGAAAGCGAAGAACATGTGCACATGTTCAATTTACTGATAAATTTTATGGCGAATATATTATTTCTCTTGCTAATGATGAGAATCTCTGGTATGGCAATTCATATATAAAGGCAATGGAACGAGATTCTGATGTTGTTCCAAATCCCAAGGTCTTTCAGCACTCCCTGGATAATGTAACTTTGCATTTTGGATGTCAGACTTCTGAGGTTACGTTCACTGCCTTGTGGGAGAGCCCAAATGCCTCTGTAAAATTTGGATTTGGCATGAgaaaattgttcttctttttaaccTGTCATTTTGTGGACTACAAGCTTGAGCTCTCCTATGAGAATATTTGGCAGATTCAGCTGCACCAACCATGTGGTTCAACTCTGAAGTATCTAGTCATTCAG TTACTAGGTGCCCCTCGGATCCACGAAAAAGATTCCTCCTCTCTCAAATATTTTATGGCAGCTGCTGATGACCAATGGGTTAGGGAAGTTGATTTTACCCCATCTTTCTGTATTGGCCAATCTTCCTCTTTGTGTTTGGAACTTCAGCATCGTCATCAGCTTCCTGATTTTGATAAGTATCTCGATTGCTACAAAGAACAGAGTAGGTGGTTCACCCTGAAAAGTGCCCCTCCTCGTACTTATCGTTCAGATCTTGTACCTGTTGTGCTTCCACCTGCTGGAGTTGCATTGCCATATGGAATCTTGTTCAAGGTCTGTTCCTTGGTCCAGCATGGGTATCTACCATGGCCAGTTCTGGATCGAAAATTTTTCCGGCTGGTTGATCCGAGAAGAATGGACATGAATGTCAATTGCATAGAACATGCTTTGGAAAAACTGGGTCGTCTAAAAGATTGCTGTTACCATCCTGTAACTTGGCTTGAGGAGCAATATCGGCGGTATCTGGGTTCTGACCATAAACCTACAGCCGGCACTCTTTCTCTAGATGATGGGTTGGTGTATGTGCGTAGGGCTCAAGTAACTCCTTCTAAGATGTATTTCTGTGGTCCAGAAGTGAATGTTTCGAATCGGGTGCTGCGTAACTATCCTGGAgatattgataattttctccgGGTTTCTTTTGTTGATGAGGAGCTTGGCCAAATTTATTCAACAAATTTGTCTCCACGTAACTCTGCAAATGAAGAAAGGCGAAGCGGAATTTATAGGAGGATAGTCTCAACATTGAGAGATGGAATTGTTATTGGTGATAAGAGGTTTGAGTTTCTTGCCTTTTCTTCAAGTCAATTACGGGATGGTTCTCTTTGGATGTTTGCTTCCAGGGAAGGGCTCACTGCAGCAGATATAAGAAAGTGGATGGGGGATTTTCGTAAGATACGAAATGTGGCAAAATATGCTGCCAGACTTGGTCAGTCCTTTAGTTCGTCAATGGAAACTCTTAACGTCAGGAAAGATGAAGTTGAAAGGATACCGGATGTGGAAATTATAAGGGATGGAgttaaaaatgttttctctgATGGTATCGGGAAAATATCTTGCCAATTTGCCCTGGAAGTGGCTAGAAAATGCGGTCTTACAATTTCAACCCCATCTGCATTTCAGATTCGATATGGTGGGTTCAAAGGTGTTGTGGCGGTGGATCCAACTTCATCAAAGAAATTATCATTAAGAGGCAGCATGCTCAAATACGAATCATCAAATACGAAACTAGATGTTTTAGCGTGGAGCAGGTATCAGCCTTGCTTTCTTAATCGACAGATTATTACTCTTTTGTCTACTCTTGGAGTCGAGGATCATATTTTTGAAAGGAAGCAAAGAGAGGCGCTATGTCAATTGGATGCTATTTTAACGGATCCTCTGGTGGCGCAGCATGCGCTGGAGCTTATGTCTCCTGGAGAGAATACGAaggttcttctagaaatgcttaTCTGTGGTTATGAGCCAGATGTGGAACCCTTTCTATCAATGATGCTTCGAACATTCTGTGCATCGAAGTTGCTTGACTTGCGTACCAAAGCAAGGATCTTTGTGCCAAATGGAAGATCAATGATGGGATGTTTGGATGAAACAAGGACTTTGGAATATGGTCAGGTGTTTGTACAACTCTCTAGGGTCAGAAACTTGCAGATTGGAAGCAAAACCATGCTAAAGTCGAGCAGAAGCGAGTCACCGCTCGACACCTTTATCTTTCAGGGAGAGTTGGTGGTTGCAAAAAACCCTTGCTTGCATCCTGGAGATGTCCGTGTCTTAAAGGCTGTTGATGTTCCATCTCTGCACCATATGGTTGATTGCATTGTTTTTCCTCAGAAAGGAGAGAg GCCTCATCCAAATGAATGTTCGGGAAGCGATCTAGATGGAGACATCTACTTTGTTTGTTGGGATCCTGATCTGGTTCCTCCTTGTGTTTGTCCACCCATGGATTATACCCCGGCACCTACCGTAACTCTTGATCATGATGTCACCATTGAG GAAGTCGTGGAGTACTTTGCAGATTACATGGTCAATGATAGTTTAGGGGTTATTGCAAACTCTCACACAGTGTTTGCAGATAAGGAGCCAAGGAAGGCATGCAGCAAACCATGTACTGAGCTTGCAGAGTTATTTTCCATAGCAGTTGACTTCCCAAAGACTGGTGTTCCTGCTAAAATTCCATGTCATCTGCGAGTTAGAGGATACCCAGACTTTATGGAAAAGTCTGATAAGTCCACCTATGAGTCTCAGCATGTCATTGGGAAGCTTTACAGAGAGGTCAAGGGGATTGCACCACATACTAATTCCATAAATTCCTTCACGAGGGAAGTTGCTCTGAGCTCCTATGATTGTAGAATGGAAATAGAAGGCTTTGAGGACTACGTCATGGAAGCCTTTCAGTACAAACTTGAGTATGATTGCAAATTGAGGAGGTTGATGCATTATTATGACATCAAAACCGAGGCCGAAATGCTGAGTGGGAATATCCTGACGAAGTCGAAATATTTTGATAAAAGAAGAGACCTGGAAGGTATAAATTCTGCTGCGAGGTCCTTGAGAAAGGAAGCCAGGTCATGGTTCAATGATACAGAGTCAGGATCAGCTTCTGGAGGTTTTAATATTTATGCAAAGGCATCAGCTTGGTATCATGTGACCTACCACCCTGATTTCTGGGGCCGCTATAAGGAGGAAGCTCATGAAGATCATTTCTTAAGTTTTCCGTGGTGTGTTTATGACAAGCTACTTCACATAAAAAGAGAGGGCTGCTGTAGAGAAGTTGGCAGACATCAGCATTTGACTGCAGATTCTGAGTTAAATTTTCTGAAGCATTCAAGTACATCTTAG
- the LOC104433046 gene encoding sec14 cytosolic factor: protein MRKSVQKLGSSTEKFGEPTLMRFLIARSMDADKAAKMFVKWQEWRSTWVPNGFVPESEIGEELEARKIFLQGLSRSGQPLMVIKASKHFPSKDQLQFKKFVIYLLDKTIASSFKGQEIGNEKVIAILDLQKLSYKNVDVRGFITGFQFLQAYYPERLAKLFILNMPGFFVSVWRMISRFLEKATLEKIVIVSNEDEREQLFKEIGAEVLPEEYGGQAKLVPIQDVVLPPLDN from the exons ATGAGGAAATCAGTTCAGAAGCTTGGTTCTTCGACGGAG AAATTCGGCGAGCCAACGCTCATGCGGTTCTTGATTGCGAGATCGATGGACGCGGATAAGGCAGCGAAGATGTTCGTGAAATGGCAGGAATGGAGGTCGACATGGGTCCCGAATGGGTTCGTTCCAGAGTCGGAAATAGGCGAGGAATTGGAAGCTAGGAAGATTTTTTTGCAGGGGTTGTCGAGAAGTGGTCAACCACTGATGGTCATCAAGGCCAGCAAGCATTTCCCTTCGAAAGATCAGCTCCAATTTAAAA AATTCGTAATTTATTTACTGGACAAGACCATTGCAAG TTCTTTCAAAGGACAGGAAATAGGGAATGAAAAGGTGATTGCCATTCTTGATCTGCAAAAGCTAAGTTATAAGAATGTTGATGTACGTGGATTCATCACTGGATTTCAGTTTTTACAG GCTTACTATCCTGAGCGCCTGGCCAAGCTCTTCATTCTGAATATGCCAGGGTTCTTTGTCAGTGTTTGGAGAATGATTTCTCGATTCCTCGAGAAGGCAACACTGGAAAAG ATCGTGATTGTGAGCAATGAAGATGAACGAGAACAACTCTTCAAGGAAATTGGCGCCGAAGTCTTGCCCGAAGAATATGGTGGGCAAGCAAAGCTTGTGCCCATACAGGATGTTGTTTTGCCCCCTTTGGATAATTAA
- the LOC108957739 gene encoding probable S-adenosylmethionine-dependent methyltransferase At5g38100: MYDLIGLSLMDMAKEGIISEEQVDCFNMPLYPASPREIAQLVKMDGSFHIEKMELLNTQTRYEGGLHAQDIVIHLRAGLEGIISKHFRSEIIDELFRRLVEKTQDFSHLLESSYKEGTLMFIVLKRH; the protein is encoded by the exons ATGTATGATCTCATTGGATTGAGTCTCATGGACATGGCCAAAGAG GGAATAATAAGTGAAGAGCAAGTGGATTGCTTCAACATGCCACTGTATCCTGCGTCTCCGAGGGAGATTGCGCAGCTAGTCAAAATGGACGGTAGTTTTCACATAGAGAAGATGGAACTGCTTAACACCCAAACGAGGTATGAAGGTGGACTCCATGCACAAGATATTGTGATACACCTAAGAGCGGGCTTGGAGGGGATCATCAGCAAACACTTCAGAAGCGAGATCATCGACGAACTCTTTCGACGTCTTGTGGAAAAGACTCAGGATTTCAGCCACCTACTGGAATCGAGCTACAAGGAAGGGACTCTAATGTTCATTGTTCTCAAACGCCATTGA
- the LOC104433047 gene encoding probable RNA-dependent RNA polymerase 1: protein MERDSDVVPNPKVFQHSLDNVTLHFGCLTSEDMFTALWESPNASVKFGFGMRKLFFFLTCHFVDYKLELSYENIWQIQLHQPCGSTLKYLVIQLLGAPRIHEKDSRSPKYFMAAADDQWVREVDFTPSFCIGQSSSLCLELQHGHQLPDFDKYLDHYKEQSRWFTLKSAPPRTYRSDLVPVVLPPAGVALPYGILFKVCSLVQHGYLPWPVLDRKFFRLVDPRRMDMNVACIEHALEKLGCLKDCCYHPVTWLEEQYRRYLGSDHKPTAGTLSLDDGLVYVRRAQVTPSKMYFCGPEVNVSNRVLRNYPGDIDNFLRVSFVDEELDKIYSTNLSPRNSANEERRSGIYKRIVSTLRDGIVIGDKRFEFLAFSSSQLRDSSLWMFASSEGLTAADIRKWMGDFRNIRNVAKYAARLGQSFSSSKETLNVRKDEVERIPDVEIRRGGVKYVFSDGIGKISHQFALEVARKCGLTISTPSAFQIRYGGFKGVVAVDPTSSKKLSLRGSMLKYESSNTKLDVLAWSRYQPCFLNRQIITLLSTLGVEDHIFERKQREALCQLDAILKDPLVAQHALELMSPGENTKVLLEMLICGYEPDVEPFLSMMLRTFCASKLLDLRTKARIFVPNGRSMMGCLDETGTLEYGQVFVQFSRVGNLQFGSKTMLKSSRSESPLDAFIFQGELVVAKNPCLHPGDVRVLKAVDVPCLHHMVDCIVFPQKGKRPHPNECSGSDLDGDIYFVCWDADLVPPCFYPPMDYTPAPTVTLDHDVTIEEVVEYFADYMVNDSLGVIANSHTVFADKDPSKACSKSCTELAELFSIAVDFPKTGVPAKIPCHLRVREYPDFMEKSNKSTYESQHVIGKLYREVKGIAPHTNSINSFTREVALSSYDCRMEIEGFEDYIMEAFQYKLKYDCKLRRLMHYYDIKTEAEMLSGNILTKSKYFDKKRDLESINSAARSLRKEARSWFDDTESGSASGGVNIYAKASAWYHVTYHPNFWGRYKEEAHEDHFLSFPWCVYDKLLHIKRERAAVEKLADISI from the exons TTGTGGGAGAGCCCAAATGCCTCTGTAAAATTTGGATTTGGCATGAGaaaattgttcttctttctAACCTGTCATTTTGTGGACTACAAGCTTGAGCTCTCCTATGAGAATATTTGGCAGATTCAGCTTCACCAACCATGTGGTTCAACTCTGAAGTATCTAGTCATTCAG TTACTAGGTGCCCCTCGGATCCATGAAAAAGATTCCCGCTCTCCCAAATATTTTATGGCAGCTGCTGATGACCAATGGGTTAGGGAAGTTGATTTTACCCCATCTTTCTGTATTGGCCAATCTTCGTCTTTGTGTTTGGAACTTCAGCATGGTCATCAGCTTCCTGATTTTGATAAGTATCTTGATCACTACAAAGAACAGAGTAGGTGGTTCACCCTGAAAAGTGCCCCTCCTCGTACTTATCGTTCAGATCTTGTACCTGTTGTGCTTCCACCAGCTGGAGTTGCATTGCCATATGGAATCTTGTTCAAGGTCTGTTCCTTGGTTCAGCATGGGTATCTACCATGGCCTGTTCTGGATCGAAAATTTTTCCGGCTGGTTGATCCGAGAAGAATGGACATGAATGTTGCTTGCATAGAACATGCTTTGGAAAAACTGGGTTGTCTAAAAGATTGCTGTTACCATCCTGTAACTTGGCTTGAGGAGCAATATCGGCGGTATCTGGGTTCTGACCATAAACCTACAGCTGGCACTCTTTCTCTAGATGATGGGTTGGTGTATGTGCGTAGGGCTCAAGTAACTCCTTCTAAGATGTATTTCTGTGGTCCAGAAGTGAATGTTTCGAATCGGGTGCTGCGTAACTATCCTGGAGATATCGATAATTTTCTCCGTGTTTCTTTTGTTGATGAGGAGCTTGACAAAATTTATTCAACAAATTTGTCTCCACGTAACTCTGCAAATGAAGAAAGGCGGAGTGGAATTTATAAGAGGATAGTCTCAACATTGAGAGATGGGATTGTTATTGGTGATAAGAGGTTTGAGTTTCTTGCCTTTTCATCAAGTCAATTACGTGATAGTTCTCTTTGGATGTTTGCTTCCAGTGAAGGGCTTACTGCAGCAGATATAAGAAAGTGGATGGGGGATTTTCGTAATATACGAAATGTGGCAAAATATGCTGCCAGACTTGGTCAGTCCTTTAGTTCGTCAAAGGAAACTCTTAACGTCAGGAAAGATGAAGTTGAAAGGATACCAGATGTGGAAATTAGAAGGGGTGGAGTTAAATATGTTTTCTCTGATGGTATTGGGAAAATTTCTCACCAATTTGCTCTGGAAGTGGCTAGAAAATGCGGTCTTACAATTTCAACCCCATCTGCATTTCAGATTCGATATGGTGGGTTCAAAGGTGTTGTGGCGGTGGATCCAACTTCATCAAAGAAATTATCATTAAGAGGCAGCATGCTCAAATACGAATCATCAAATACGAAACTAGATGTTTTAGCGTGGAGCAGGTATCAGCCTTGCTTTCTTAATCGACAGATTATTACTCTTTTGTCTACTCTTGGAGTCGAGGATCATATTTTTGAAAGGAAGCAAAGAGAGGCGCTATGTCAATTGGATGCTATTTTAAAGGATCCTCTGGTGGCGCAGCATGCGCTGGAGCTTATGTCTCCTGGAGAGAATACGAaggttcttctagaaatgcttaTCTGTGGTTATGAGCCAGATGTGGAACCCTTTCTATCAATGATGCTTCGAACATTCTGTGCATCGAAGTTGCTTGACTTGCGTACCAAAGCAAGGATCTTTGTGCCAAATGGAAGATCAATGATGGGATGTTTGGATGAAACAGGGACTTTGGAATATGGTCAGGTGTTTGTACAATTCTCTAGGGTTGGAAATTTGCAGTTTGGAAGCAAAACTATGCTAAAGTCGAGCAGAAGTGAGTCGCCGCTCGACGCCTTTATTTTTCAGGGAGAGTTGGTGGTTGCGAAAAACCCTTGCTTGCATCCTGGAGATGTCCGTGTCTTAAAGGCTGTTGATGTTCCATGTCTGCACCATATGGTTGATTGCATTGTTTTTCCTCAGAAAGGAAAGAg GCCACATCCAAATGAATGTTCAGGAAGTGATCTAGATGGAGACATCTACTTTGTTTGTTGGGATGCTGATCTGGTTCCTCCTTGTTTTTATCCACCCATGGATTATACCCCGGCACCTACTGTAACTCTTGATCATGATGTCACCATTGAG GAAGTCGTGGAGTACTTCGCAGATTACATGGTCAATGATAGTTTAGGGGTTATTGCAAACTCTCACACAGTGTTTGCAGATAAGGACCCAAGTAAGGCGTGCAGCAAATCATGTACTGAGCTTGCAGAGTTATTTTCCATAGCAGTTGACTTCCCGAAGACTGGTGTTCCTGCTAAAATTCCGTGTCATCTGCGAGTTAGAGAATACCCAGACTTTATGGAAAAGTCTAATAAGTCCACCTATGAGTCTCAGCATGTCATTGGGAAGCTTTACAGAGAGGTCAAGGGGATTGCACCACACACTAATTCAATAAATTCCTTCACGAGGGAAGTTGCTCTGAGCTCCTATGATTGTAGAATGGAAATAGAAGGCTTTGAGGACTACATCATGGAAGCCTTTCAGTACAAACTTAAGTATGATTGCAAATTGAGGAGGTTGATGCATTATTATGACATCAAAACTGAGGCCGAAATGCTGAGTGGGAATATCCTTACGAAGTCgaaatattttgataaaaaaagagACCTGGAAAGTATAAATTCTGCTGCGAGGTCCTTGAGAAAGGAAGCCAGGTCATGGTTCGATGATACAGAGTCAGGATCAGCTTCTGGAGGTGTTAATATTTATGCAAAGGCATCTGCTTGGTATCATGTGACCTACCACCCTAATTTCTGGGGCCGCTATAAGGAGGAGGCTCATGAAGATCATTTCTTAAGTTTTCCGTGGTGTGTTTATGACAAGCTACTtcacataaaaagagagagggctGCTGTAGAGAAGTTGGCAGACATCAGCATTTGA